DNA from Microvirga ossetica:
CGGGCGTCCCGTCGAGGCCTCCTCGGAAATCGCCTTTTCGAACCCCGTCCTATCCTTCAACCGCCTGCGGCTGAAGACCGGCGAGTCGACCCTGACCGGCAATGTCCGCTACACGGCGCCGGAAGCCGATGAGCGCGGCAAGGTCGAGGCGCAGGTCGCGATCCAGAGCCTGAATCTCGACGACCTGCCGCAATTGTCCAGTGTCTTCCAGGCGACCGAGAAGGTCGATGTCGGCTTCATCCTGGATGCGCGCGGCGTCAGCGCGGGCAAGAGCCCGCCGACGGGGCGGATTTCCGCCCGCATCCTGTCCGACGGCCCGGCGCTGCTGGTCGAGACCCTCGACATCGTCGATCTCGCGGGAGCCAATGCCCGCGTCCGCGGCCGCATCGCGCCGGACGGATCGGGACAGATCACGGGCAAGGTCACGGCGCAGCGCGCCGATCCGCTGGTCGACCTTCTCGGCAGCGTGTGGGTCGGGGGGATTTCGAAGCTCGTGCCGCATTTCGTGCGCGAGGGGGCGCTCGATCTCGACGTCACCTCCGAGCGGGTGGCGCCGGTGCCGGGCTCGACGGAACTGCGACTGCGCACGACGGCAAAGGGTCGTGTCTCTGGCGGGCCGTTCGAGGGACGGGTCGAGTCGGTGGATGGGCGGACCGAGAGCCTGACCATCGGCCTTTCGACCGACAGTACCGGGCGCTGGGTCAATCGGGCGAATCTCGCCGGCCTGAACCGCCCATCCCAGATCGATCTTCGCGGCACCCGGGTCGGATCTGGCCAGTTCAATCTCACCATCGCTGGCGACGTTGCAGGCGTGAGGATCGCGACAAGGCGGCCCTTCTCCCTGAGCGAGGGCGACGACGTGGTGGATAGCGGCGAGGCCGAGATCTCGACCGCGGATATCGCGCCCTTTCTGCAATTGCTGGGAGACGGCGCAGGCGTCGCTTCGCCCGTTCCCGCCAATGGGCGCGTGACCCTGGGGCGCGAACGCGGCGCGACCCTCCTCGACATCAACGGCAAGGTGGCGAACAACAACGTGCAGGCGCGCCTCGTCGCGGCCTCGCGCTCGGAGATCGGCGGCGAGGTCTCCCTCGAGCGCGTCTCGCTGCCGTGGCTCGTTGCGGCACTCTCGCTCAACATGCCGGGCGATGCCGGCGCGACGGCGATCTGGTCGACGGCCCGCTTCGGCCAGAGCGGGCGCCTCATCACCGGCGGGCAGGTCACCTTCCGGGTCGGGTCCGTAGAGCTTGGCCGCGGCTTGCAGGCCAGCCGCGCGTCCTTCGTGGTCGAGGCGAAATCGGACGGGATCTCACTGCGCAATTTCGATGCGACCCTGGGCTCCGGCCGGATCACGGGCGGGACCACGATCACCCGTCAGGGCGCTGTCGCGACCATCGTCGGCGAAGGGTCCTTGGAGCGCGTGCCCCTGTGGACACTCGCCGGCTCGACCCCGTTTGAGGCCGTTCTCTCAGGCCCGCTCAAGTTCGGTGCCGTGGGATCGAGCCCTTCGGAACTGGTGGCCAATCTCGGCGGTGCCGGCGACTGGCAGGTCACGAACCTGCGCATCCCGGCCGCCGATCCCGCCGTCTTCGAGCGCGCCCTCAAGCGGGCACTGGCGGAGAACGAGCCGCTGGTAGAGGGCAAGTCGGAAGCGATCCTCGGCATGGAGCTCGGTCGCGCGCCGTTCAATGCTGCACCGATCAAGACCTCGGCGGCGCTCGTCGGCGGCATTCTGCGCCTCTCGCCCTTCGTGGCCGAAAGCGGCGCTGCCACCTGGCAGGGGGCCGTCACCTTCGATCTGAAGACCCTGCAGCTCGACGCCCGCGGGGCGCTGACCGCCAAGACGTCGCCGCCGGAATGGGTCGGCGCGCCGCCATCGGTCGGCCTGAACTGGCAGGGCTCATTGACCGCGCCCGTGCGCCAGATCGATGCCGGTCCCTTCCGCAATGGGCTTGCCGCCATCGTGCTCAAGCGGGAGCTCGAGAAGATCGAGGCCTTCGAACGGGCCGCCGCCGAGCGCCAGCGCCAGATCGATGCGCAGCGCGAGGCGGAACGGCAGCGGGTCAAGGCCGCCGAGGAAGAGGCGATGCGCCAAGCCAGGGCGCGGGCGGAAGCCGAGCGGGCCCGCCGCGATGCCGAGCGGCTGCAATCGGAGCAGCAGAACCAGCCTGAGCCGGCGCCGGAACCCACGCCGTCGCAGACCTCCGCGCCGCCCTTGCCCCCACCGTTCCAGATCGCCCCGCCGCCTTCGGTCTATGGGACGCCGACGCGGTAGAGGCGGTGAAACCAGTAAGGTGCCGGTCTCTCCTCCCCCTTGTGGGGAGGAGTTGGAGGTGGGGGTGTGAGCGCCATGCTGATTGAGTTCAGCACTGAGGCTACCACCGCATTCACCTCTCCCCAGTGGGGAGAGGTCGAGCGCAGCGAGGGTGAGGGGGGACAGGTTCATCCGGAGAGGGCGTAACCCCTCACCCGCCGCGCTGACGCGCGTCGACCTCTCCCTCAAGGAGAGGTGAAGCTGCGCCACACCTTCATAGGCTGTCGCCGACACCCCCACCCTTGATCCCTCCCCACAAGGGGGAGGGATAATGCCCTTACAGTGAGGCGAGAGGCTTGGATCTCACTTTAGAAGGCGACCATCTCAGCCTCGACCAGTTCTACGAAGCCACCGTTCCGGAGCGTGAGATTGTGATGGGCGACGATCTGCTTTGCTGACAGCGCGGGATTGTCGAATGTCGTATGCCCGTCGTTGACCAGCGCGACGCGATAGCCGAGGCCGTGCGCGGCGCGGCAGTTCGTGTCGATGCAGTACTCGGTCTGCATGCCGGCGATCACGAGCCTTTCGATCCCGAGCGTCCGGAGACGATCATGCAGATCGGTGGAGTCGAAGGCGCTGCAGCGATCCTTGTCGACGATCGGCTCGCCGTCCTTCGGCGCCGCGACGGGGTGGATCTCCCATCCGGGCGTACCGCGCTCCAGATCGTCGCCCGATCCGCCGTCATGCCGGACATGGAACACGGGAATCCCGCTCGCTCGCGCCTTGTCGAGCAGTCCGGCGACACGGTTCAGCACGGCCTCGCCGTCGTAAGGGGTGGTGGCTGCGAACATCCCGCGTTGCAGGTCGATCACCAGAAGAGCTGTTGCCATTGCGCATATCCCCAAACGCTGACGAGCAAATCACATTGCGGGATCGGTGCTCAAGCGGCGGCGCAAATCGTCGAGTACGAAGACCCGGATGGCGGAGGAGAGGTTCTGCTCGCCCCGTTCCGCATCGATGCGCCCGATCAGGGCCTGGATGGAGAGCTTATCCCGCTCGGCGATTTCGCGCAGGCTCTGCCAGAAGGGCTCCTCGAGCGATATGCTCGTCCGGTGGCCGGCGATGGAGACGGAGCGCTTGACGATGGTGAAGCCCATTCACGGCTTCTCGTTGTCGTCGCGCTGATGCGAGTCGAGCCGGCTTTTCGCCAGGTCCTGCTCGGCTTTTGTCAGCTTCTTCTCCGCCTTGGTGCGGCCGAAGCTGACGCGGTTCTCGGCGGCGCGGGCCTCTTTCTCGGCCCGCGCCTTCTGTTTGCGCGCCTGGCGCAGATTGACGATCTCGGCCATGGCGCGGTTTTCTCTCACTCGCCCGGCGACAGCATGGTCTCGGGGCGCACGACGGCGTGGAAGTGATCCTCCTCGACGCCAGCCTTGAGAGCCTCTTCCTTCAGGGTCGTGCCGTTCTTGTGCGCCGACTTCGCAATGGCTGCCGCCTTGTCGTAGCCGATGGACGGAGCGAGCGCCGTCACGAGCATCAGCGAGCGCTGCATCAGCTCGCTGAGGCGCTCCCTGTTCGGCTCGATGCCGACGACGCAATTGTCGGTGAAGCTGATCGCGCCATCCGCGATCAGGCGGATCGACTGCAGCACCGCGTTCACGATCACCGGCTTGAACACGTTGAGCTCGAAATGGCCCTGGCTGCCGGCGAAGGTCACCGTGGTCTGGTTGCCGGCCACCTGGCAGCACAGCATCGTCATGGCCTCGGCCTGGGTCGGGTTGACCTTGCCCGGCATGATCGACGAGCCGGGCTCGTTTTCGGGCAACGAGATCTCGCCGATGCCGGAGCGCGGGCCGGAGCCCATCAGGCGGATGTCGTTGGCGATCTTGAACAGACCGGCGGCGAGGCTCGCCAGCGCGCCGTGGGTGAAGACGAGAGCGTCGTTGGAAGCGAGGGCCTCGAACTTGTTCGGCGCCGAGGTGAAGGGCAGGGCGGTCAGCTCGACCACCTTCGCGGCGAAGCGATCCGCGAATTCTGGGTGGGCATTGAGGCCCGTGCCGACGGCGGTGCCGCCCTGGGCGAGGGCATAGATGCCGGGCAGCGTCGCCTCGATGCGGGCGATGCCGAGCTGGATCTGCGCCGCGTAGCCGGAGAATTCCTGGCCGAGGGTGACCGGGGTCGCGTCCTGCAGATGGGTGCGGCCGATCTTCACGATATCCTTGTAGGCCTCCGCCTTGTCGTTCAGCGCCTTGAGCAGGTGCTTGAGGGCGGGAACGAGCCGGTCATGGATCTCGCGGGCGACCGCGATGTGCATGGCGGTGGGGAACGAGTCGTTCGACGACTGGCCCATGTTCACGTGGTCGTTCGGGTGAACCGGCTTCTTGCTGCCGCGCTCGCCGCCGAGGCGCTCGATGGCGAGGTTCGAGAGCACCTCGTTCATGTTCATGTTGGACTGGGTGCCCGAGCCGGTCTGGTAGACCACGAGCGGGAATTCGTCGTCGTACTTGCCCTGCACCACGTCGGCTGCGGCCGCGGCGATGGCATCGGCCAGGCGCGGCTCCAGCTTGCCGAGATCCTTGTTCACAAGGGCGGAGGCCTGCTTCACGATGGCCAGAGCATGGACCAGCGGAAGCGGCATCCGGTCCGTCCCGATACGGAAATTCTGGAGTGAGCGCTGCGTCTGCGCACCCCAGAGCTTGTCGGCGGCGACCTCGATGGGGCCGAAGGTATCGGTTTCGATGCGGGTTGAGGGCGACATCCTGACCTCTTTCGATGGAGTTGCGTGTTCTTATCTCAAATGGTGGCGCTCGCAACTGCGAACGCGCATCGGAGGCCTTGGAAAATCGCATGAGCGACACCCTGGAAGCGCCGCTGTTCCGCCCGCCCCATCCCAAGCCCCGCACCGAGCCTCTCGGGATGGTGGCTTTCCTGCGCGCCGTGCGCGAGAACCCCCTGAACACCTGGATGGAGGCGCATTTCGAGGATCTCGTCCTGACCGGCGAGGGGGCGCTCGGGCGGATGACCGTGGTCAACGACCCGGCCATCATCCGCCACATCCTCGTGGACAATGCCGCCAATTATCGGAAGGACGACCTGCAGATCCGGATCCTGGCGCCGGGCCTGGGCAGGGGACTGGTGACGGCCGAGGGCGACGAATGGCGGCTCCAGCGCCGCACCATCGCGCCGATCTTCACGCCGCGCCATGTGGGCAGCTTCTTTCCGGCCATGGTCGAGGCCGCCGATCGTGTCGTCAGGCGCTGGCAGCGGCGTCCGGGCGGCCGCGTGGTCGATGCCTCGCTCGAAATGACCCGGGTCACCCTCGACGTGCTGGAGCGGACGATCTTCACCCACGGCGTACCGAAGGAACCGGATGCGCTCGGCCGCGCCATCACCCGCTACTTCAACAGCCTGGGACGAGTCGATCCTCTCGACATCTTCGGCTTCCCGGACTGGGTGCCGCGGATCGGGCGCCTGCGGGCGCGTCCCTCGATCCGCTTCTTCGAGGAGACGGTCAACGAGCTGATCGAGGCCCGAAAGGCGCTCCTCGCCAGCGGAGAGCCCGCGCCGCGCGATCTTCTGACCCTGCTGCTCGAGGCGGCGGATCCGGAAACCGGCAAGGGCCTGACCGACATCGAGGTGCGGACGAACATCGTCACCTTCATCGGTGCCGGGCACGAGACGACGGCGAACGCGCTCTCCTGGTCGCTCTACCTGCTCTCCCAGGACGAGCGGGCCCGTGAGCGGGTGGAGCAGGAAGTAGACGAGGTGCTCGGGGAGGGGCCGATCGAGCCGCAGCATCTGGAACGGCTCGTCTACACGCGTGCCGTCATCGACGAGGCCGTGCGGCTCTATCCGCCGGCGCCTTACATGAGCCGGACCGCCATCGCCGACGACCGGATCGGAGATCTGGAGATTCCGGCGGGCTCGATGGTCGTGATTGCGCCTTATGTCCTCCATCGCCACAAGAAGCTCTGGGACGAGCCGGACGCCTTCCGGCCCGAACGTTTCCTGCCGGACAACCGCGGCGGGATCGACCGCTTCGCCTATCTGCCGTTCGGAGCCGGCCCCCGGGTCTGCATCGGCGCGAGCTTCTCGCTGCAGGAAGCCGTGATCGTCCTGGCGACCATCGCGCGCTCCGTGCGGCTCGATCTCGTGGAGGGGCACGAGGTCGTGCCCGTGCAGCGCATCACCTTGAGGCCACGGGGCGGACTGCCCATGCGCCTGACACAGCGCGCTCGCAAGGAGGCGCCGGCAGCGGCGTGAATTGAGAGAATGGAAAGGGCTTAATTCTTCTTGCGAAAGGCGTCGAGGCTGACGACCTCGGCGCTGCCGGCGGCGGAGTCCGCCGCGTCGGTCTTCTCATCGCCTTCGCCGGCATCGTCGGCCTCTGCCTTCGCAGCAGGAGCCTTCTCCGCGGCCGGCTTCTTGTCAGCTGCGGGTGCGGGTTTGCGGGGCTGCTTCAGCTCCACCGGCTCGGAAGCGCTGCCGCGAATGGGATGCGGTGCGGCGGGAGCCTCTTCGGCATCCTCGTCTTCATCCTCGTCCTGGCTGTCGAACTTCAGGCCGAACTGCACCGAGGGATCGAAGAAACCGGTGAGCGCATCGAAGGGGATCAGCAGCCGCTCCGGGATGCCTGAGAAGGACAGCCCGACCTCGAAGGTGTGCTCGGTGACGTTGAGATCCCAGAACTGGTGCTGGAGAACGATGGTCATCTCCTGAGGATACTTTTCGCGCAGGCGGTTCGAGAGGCGAACGCCGGGAAAATCCGTCTGGAAGGAGATGTAGAAGTGGTGCTCGCCCGGAAGCCCTTCCTTGGCATCGATCAACACCTTGCGCACGACACCCTTCAGGGCGTCCTGCACCAGAAGATCGTAGCGGATCAGGTCTTTACCACCGGCCATAAGCGAGCCCTTGCAGAAACAAAAGTGGAGGCTTCTGTTGCCAGGTGCCTCCGGACCCCGCCTTACGGTGCTAACCGCAAGGGCTTTGATTCGGTGTTAGGGACCGCTTACGCAGCCACTGCAACCGGAGCATAGTTGTCGTTGGCAACTATAGATTCGGCCCGATAACGGCGGAACCATGCCGAGCAAAAGCCTATCCTTTACGCCCTCGTCGATCCTATTTCGCCCCCGCCAAAACCCAAACGTGGCCTGGGCTTTGGTGGAGGCGCCGGGTACCGCCCCCGGGTCCGATAGGTTTATTCCGATAGCCGTTTATCGCCATAGTCGGTCTCGCGACCGACAGGCTCAATATAGGTGGCGCGGACGGATTTTGAAAGGTCGGTTGTCCCCACTCTTCGCTCAAAAGCGACTCGGCACCCCTCGCGCGGTGCCTTATGATTGGCCGAGGAGCACCCTATGCAAGCCTATCTCGATCTGATCCGCCGCATCATGGATGAAGGCGTCCGCAAGGACGACCGGACCGGAACCGGGACGATTTCCGTCTTCGGCCATCAGATGCGTTTCGATCTCAGCGAGGGCTTTCCGCTCGTCACCACGAAGAAGCTGCACCTGCGCTCCATCATTCATGAACTGCTGTGGTTCCTGAAGGGCGACACCAATATCCGTTACCTGAAGGAGAACGGTGTTTCGATCTGGGACGAATGGGCCGACGAGAACGGCGATCTCGGCCCGGTCTACGGCAAGCAATGGCGCTCCTGGGCGAAGCCCGACGGCGGCAGCGTCGACCAGATCCGCTGGGTGCTCGAGGAGATCCGCCGCAACCCCGACAGCCGCCGCCTCATCGTCTCGGCCTGGAACCCGGCCGAACTCGACAAGATGGCGCTCGCGCCCTGTCATT
Protein-coding regions in this window:
- a CDS encoding AsmA family protein; translated protein: MRDILTIIASIVILILAVAVAAPPFITWEAHRDTIDHLIARASGTEAKTEGSIGIRLLPAPRITLGRLRLGGKTPDSPVLNADYVRAEVALMPLLQGDVRFTETRVGRADIRIPVAGDGEWRLPPDLVSGSGRARRWAIENLSVAQLLVTTQSASTGRTNQAFAENVSIEGQRLIGPWRVEGTTSGVPFRLVTGELAEDKTIQVKLSGGGDIYPRFDLDARLGLNEGMGDAATPNVSGKAKVLFGPPAQIAAAGIPIPIAVETEFKTVPGAVELNPVSLEAGEGGASLRMTGEGRIGLNEPRISLKLEGRRLDADSFILSGNGQDFKSRLQQWSLPVVHIPIDLDLKIDSIGLAQEDLSNANLRLSLDTGRARLDRIEFTAPGETRVALEGQLGLTTRGGINGKVALASNASDRLARYLARIGINSPLLRVLDGRPVEASSEIAFSNPVLSFNRLRLKTGESTLTGNVRYTAPEADERGKVEAQVAIQSLNLDDLPQLSSVFQATEKVDVGFILDARGVSAGKSPPTGRISARILSDGPALLVETLDIVDLAGANARVRGRIAPDGSGQITGKVTAQRADPLVDLLGSVWVGGISKLVPHFVREGALDLDVTSERVAPVPGSTELRLRTTAKGRVSGGPFEGRVESVDGRTESLTIGLSTDSTGRWVNRANLAGLNRPSQIDLRGTRVGSGQFNLTIAGDVAGVRIATRRPFSLSEGDDVVDSGEAEISTADIAPFLQLLGDGAGVASPVPANGRVTLGRERGATLLDINGKVANNNVQARLVAASRSEIGGEVSLERVSLPWLVAALSLNMPGDAGATAIWSTARFGQSGRLITGGQVTFRVGSVELGRGLQASRASFVVEAKSDGISLRNFDATLGSGRITGGTTITRQGAVATIVGEGSLERVPLWTLAGSTPFEAVLSGPLKFGAVGSSPSELVANLGGAGDWQVTNLRIPAADPAVFERALKRALAENEPLVEGKSEAILGMELGRAPFNAAPIKTSAALVGGILRLSPFVAESGAATWQGAVTFDLKTLQLDARGALTAKTSPPEWVGAPPSVGLNWQGSLTAPVRQIDAGPFRNGLAAIVLKRELEKIEAFERAAAERQRQIDAQREAERQRVKAAEEEAMRQARARAEAERARRDAERLQSEQQNQPEPAPEPTPSQTSAPPLPPPFQIAPPPSVYGTPTR
- a CDS encoding cysteine hydrolase family protein; the encoded protein is MATALLVIDLQRGMFAATTPYDGEAVLNRVAGLLDKARASGIPVFHVRHDGGSGDDLERGTPGWEIHPVAAPKDGEPIVDKDRCSAFDSTDLHDRLRTLGIERLVIAGMQTEYCIDTNCRAAHGLGYRVALVNDGHTTFDNPALSAKQIVAHHNLTLRNGGFVELVEAEMVAF
- a CDS encoding ribbon-helix-helix domain-containing protein, whose translation is MGFTIVKRSVSIAGHRTSISLEEPFWQSLREIAERDKLSIQALIGRIDAERGEQNLSSAIRVFVLDDLRRRLSTDPAM
- a CDS encoding DUF4169 family protein encodes the protein MAEIVNLRQARKQKARAEKEARAAENRVSFGRTKAEKKLTKAEQDLAKSRLDSHQRDDNEKP
- the fumC gene encoding class II fumarate hydratase, which produces MSPSTRIETDTFGPIEVAADKLWGAQTQRSLQNFRIGTDRMPLPLVHALAIVKQASALVNKDLGKLEPRLADAIAAAAADVVQGKYDDEFPLVVYQTGSGTQSNMNMNEVLSNLAIERLGGERGSKKPVHPNDHVNMGQSSNDSFPTAMHIAVAREIHDRLVPALKHLLKALNDKAEAYKDIVKIGRTHLQDATPVTLGQEFSGYAAQIQLGIARIEATLPGIYALAQGGTAVGTGLNAHPEFADRFAAKVVELTALPFTSAPNKFEALASNDALVFTHGALASLAAGLFKIANDIRLMGSGPRSGIGEISLPENEPGSSIMPGKVNPTQAEAMTMLCCQVAGNQTTVTFAGSQGHFELNVFKPVIVNAVLQSIRLIADGAISFTDNCVVGIEPNRERLSELMQRSLMLVTALAPSIGYDKAAAIAKSAHKNGTTLKEEALKAGVEEDHFHAVVRPETMLSPGE
- a CDS encoding cytochrome P450 codes for the protein MSDTLEAPLFRPPHPKPRTEPLGMVAFLRAVRENPLNTWMEAHFEDLVLTGEGALGRMTVVNDPAIIRHILVDNAANYRKDDLQIRILAPGLGRGLVTAEGDEWRLQRRTIAPIFTPRHVGSFFPAMVEAADRVVRRWQRRPGGRVVDASLEMTRVTLDVLERTIFTHGVPKEPDALGRAITRYFNSLGRVDPLDIFGFPDWVPRIGRLRARPSIRFFEETVNELIEARKALLASGEPAPRDLLTLLLEAADPETGKGLTDIEVRTNIVTFIGAGHETTANALSWSLYLLSQDERARERVEQEVDEVLGEGPIEPQHLERLVYTRAVIDEAVRLYPPAPYMSRTAIADDRIGDLEIPAGSMVVIAPYVLHRHKKLWDEPDAFRPERFLPDNRGGIDRFAYLPFGAGPRVCIGASFSLQEAVIVLATIARSVRLDLVEGHEVVPVQRITLRPRGGLPMRLTQRARKEAPAAA
- a CDS encoding SspB family protein; translation: MAGGKDLIRYDLLVQDALKGVVRKVLIDAKEGLPGEHHFYISFQTDFPGVRLSNRLREKYPQEMTIVLQHQFWDLNVTEHTFEVGLSFSGIPERLLIPFDALTGFFDPSVQFGLKFDSQDEDEDEDAEEAPAAPHPIRGSASEPVELKQPRKPAPAADKKPAAEKAPAAKAEADDAGEGDEKTDAADSAAGSAEVVSLDAFRKKN
- a CDS encoding thymidylate synthase — encoded protein: MQAYLDLIRRIMDEGVRKDDRTGTGTISVFGHQMRFDLSEGFPLVTTKKLHLRSIIHELLWFLKGDTNIRYLKENGVSIWDEWADENGDLGPVYGKQWRSWAKPDGGSVDQIRWVLEEIRRNPDSRRLIVSAWNPAELDKMALAPCHCLFQFYVAEGRLSCQLYQRSADVFLGVPFNIASYALLTHMMAQATGLQPGDFVHSFGDAHLYLNHLEQARLQLSRDPRPLPKLRLNPAVRSLFDFTFDDIAIENYDPHPAIKAPVAV